The Helianthus annuus cultivar XRQ/B chromosome 16, HanXRQr2.0-SUNRISE, whole genome shotgun sequence genome includes a window with the following:
- the LOC110915149 gene encoding protein ASPARTIC PROTEASE IN GUARD CELL 1, giving the protein MAKLGFHLLCILFTFAFSTVHPRTISPATTVSTSELDVTDSIQKSLNVLSFSPQPQQSQMLTSSELSSSSSSSSILSLQLHSRVAVHKSSHKSYKSVTLARLARDSARVESLQTRLDLAVNGVKKSDLKPVDTELSVENLEVPVVSGTSQGSGEYFCRVGIGHPASQAYMVLDTGSDVNWLQCAPCADCYQQADPIFEPASSSSYSPLTCDAHQCKSLDVSECRNGTCLYEVSYGDGSYTVGDFVTETLTLQGSTTVENIAIGCGHNNEGLFVGAAGLIGLGGGRLSFPSQINATSYSYCLVDRDSDSASTLEFNSPIPHDAITAPLLRNSKLDTFYYIGLTGISVAGQLLNIPSSTFKLTNDGNSGVIVDSGTAITRLQTEAYNVLRDAFTKGTKELPAATGVALFDTCYDLSKRKSVQVPTVSFHFTNGKKLDLPAKNYLIPVDSSGTFCFAFAPTSSSLSIIGNVQQQGTRVSYDLENSVIGFSPNKC; this is encoded by the coding sequence ATGGCGAAATTAGGGTTTCATCTCCTCTGTATCCTCTTCACCTTCGCATTCTCCACCGTTCACCCCCGCACCATCTCACCAGCCACCACCGTATCCACATCGGAGCTCGACGTCACCGACTCAATCCAGAAATCTCTCAATGTGTTATCATTCTCACCTCAACCTCAACAATCTCAAATGCTGACGTCATCTGaactttcttcttcatcttcttcctcttcgATTCTGTCTCTGCAACTGCATTCTCGAGTCGCCGTTCACAAATCCTCACACAAAAGTTATAAGTCAGTTACGCTAGCTCGACTCGCTCGTGACTCAGCGCGAGTTGAGTCGCTTCAAACGAGGTTAGATCTAGCTGTAAACGGCGTCAAGAAGTCAGATCTGAAACCGGTTGACACTGAGCTTTCGGTTGAAAATTTAGAAGTTCCGGTTGTTTCCGGTACGAGTCAAGGAAGCGGAGAGTATTTCTGCCGAGTCGGAATCGGTCATCCAGCGAGTCAAGCTTATATGGTGCTAGACACCGGAAGTGACGTCAACTGGCTACAATGCGCACCATGCGCCGATTGCTACCAGCAAGCCGATCCTATTTTCGAGCCGGCTTCATCCTCTTCGTATTCTCCTCTCACGTGCGACGCTCACCAGTGCAAATCTCTAGACGTTTCGGAGTGCAGAAACGGCACGTGCCTGTACGAAGTGTCGTACGGCGACGGATCCTACACCGTCGGAGATTTCGTGACGGAGACGCTAACGCTTCAAGGATCTACAACCGTTGAGAATATCGCCATCGGATGTGGACATAACAACGAAGGATTATTCGTCGGAGCTGCCGGATTAATCGGATTAGGCGGTGGACGGTTATCATTTCCGTCACAAATAAACGCCACGTCATACTCTTACTGCCTTGTGGACCGCGATTCCGACTCGGCGTCAACTCTCGAGTTCAACTCACCGATTCCTCACGACGCGATAACCGCTCCGTTGTTACGTAACTCAAAGCTTGACACGTTTTACTATATCGGATTAACAGGTATAAGTGTTGCTGGTCAGCTGTTGAATATTCCGTCATCGACGTTTAAGTTGACTAACGACGGTAACTCCGGTGTGATTGTTGACTCCGGTACGGCGATTACTCGGTTGCAGACGGAAGCGTATAACGTGTTGCGAGATGCGTTTACGAAGGGGACGAAGGAGTTACCGGCGGCAACCGGTGTGGCGTTGTTTGATACTTGTTATGATTTGTCTAAAAGGAAGAGTGTGCAGGTGCCAACGGTGTCGTTTCATTTTACTAACGGGAAGAAACTGGATTTACCGGCTAAGAATTATTTGATACCGGTTGACTCGTCTGGGACGTTTTGTTTTGCGTTTGCTCCGACGTCGTCTTCGCTTTCGATTATTGGGAATGTGCAGCAGCAAGGGACACGTGTCAGTTATGATCTTGAAAACTCGGTCATTGGATTCTCTCCTAATAAATGCTGA
- the LOC110915147 gene encoding GDT1-like protein 5, which translates to MSLSLVQGFSKSLAMTVLSEIGDKTFFAAAILAMRHPRRHVLAGCLSSLIVMTILSAAVGMAAPNLISQTLTKHITTVLFFGFGLWSLWDAYNDDDSEELAEVEAELDADIKKSNEGTTKSNNKTDDDSKKKNRPFLTQFFSPVFLKAFSITFFGEWGDKSQLATIGLAAAENPMGVVIGGIIGQALCQTAAVFGGKSLATQISERFIALSGGILFIIFGIQSFFSTIES; encoded by the exons ATGAGTTTATCACTGGTTCAA GGGTTCAGCAAATCTTTAGCGATGACTGTGCTCTCTGAAATTGGTGACAAAACGTTCTTCGCAGCTGCA ATCTTGGCAATGCGTCATCCTAGGAGACATGTTTTGGCAGGCTGTCTTTCATCTCTAATT GTTATGACCATTCTGTCTGCTGCTGTTGGAATGGCTGCTCCAAACCTG ATCTCACAAACATTGACTAAACATATCACTACTGTATTGTTTTTCGGTTTTGGACTATGGTCTTTGTGGGATGCATATAACGACGA CGATTCTGAAGAATTGGCCGAAGTTGAAGCTGAACTG GATGCTGACATTAAAAAATCTAATGAGGGAACAACTAAATCAAATAACAAG ACTGATGATGATTCGAAGAAAAAGAACAGGCCGTTTTTGACTCAATTCTTCTCGCCCGTTTTTCTTAAG GCATTCTCTATAACATTTTTCGGCGAGTGGGGCGACAAAAGCCAG TTGGCTACAATTGGTTTGGCTGCAGCTGAGAACCCTATGGGTGTTGTTATAGGAGGGATTAT AGGACAAGCTTTGTGTCAAACTGCTGCTGTTTTCGGAGGGAAGAGCTTGGCAACACAAATATCCGAGAGATTT ATTGCACTCTCGGGCGGGATTCTTTTCATTATTTTTGGAATACAATCATTCTTCTCAACAATAGAATCATGA
- the LOC110915146 gene encoding lysine histidine transporter-like 6, which translates to MVSTSSPPLPKEAPSEGEWEGPKREAKWWYSTFHTVTAMVGAGVLSLPYAMAYLGWGPGMAVMVISWCLTLHTMWLLVQLHELTPGTRFDRYIDLARHAFGPKLGPWIVLPQQLIVQVGVNIVYMVTGGTCLQKFVELVCSDCTRLRHSYWIIIFGSTHFVLSQLPNFNSIYGVSLAAAAMSLCYSTIAWAGSLSKGRQPDVSYAYKKTSGADSIFRVFNALGQISFAYAGHAVALEIQATIPSTPGKPSKVAMWKGAMGAYFVNAICYFPVAIIGYWAFGQDVTDNVLVALQKPTWLIAAANLMVVVHVLGSYQVFAMPLFDLMEKGLSKKYNVPYGLPLRLVVRSTYVAFTLFMAVTFPFFGDLLGFFGGFGFAPTSYFLPSIIWLILKKPKPFSIRWLVNWVGIFIGVFIMLASTIGGFRNIIADSSTYDFYQ; encoded by the exons ATGGTTTCCACTTCTTCTCCTCCACTTCCAAAG gaaGCTCCATCGGAGGGAGAATGGGAAGGTCCGAAAAGGGAAGCGAAATGGTGGTACTCTACTTTCCACACGGTCACCGCCATGGTTGGAGCCGGTGTTCTTAGCTTGCCTTATGCCATGGCCTACCTCGGATG GGGTCCAGGCATGGCTGTAATGGTCATATCATGGTGCTTGACCTTACACACAATGTGGCTCTTGGTCCAACTCCATGAGTTAACCCCGGGGACTCGTTTCGACCGCTACATCGACCTAGCCAGACACGCTTTTGGCCCGAAACTCGGGCCCTGGATAGTACTACCACAACAATTGATAGTACAAGTAGGGGTGAATATAGTGTACATGGTGACTGGTGGGACCTGCCTCCAAAAGTTTGTGGAACTAGTGTGTAGTGACTGCACCAGGCTAAGACACTCTTATTGGATCATCATATTTGGGTCCACACATTTTGTACTCTCTCAGCTTCCAAACTTCAATTCTATCTATGGTGTTTCACTTGCTGCTGCTGCTATGTCATTATG TTATTCAACCATAGCTTGGGCCGGTTCCCTAAGCAAAGGCAGACAACCGGATGTAAGCTATGCTTACAAGAAAACAAGTGGGGCCGACTCGATATTTCGAGTTTTTAACGCATTAGGCCAGATTTCGTTTGCGTATGCTGGACATGCAGTCGCACTAGAAATCCAAGCCACCATCCCTTCCACGCCGGGAAAACCCTCAAAAGTAGCAATGTGGAAAGGCGCAATGGGGGCGTATTTCGTGAACGCCATATGTTATTTTCCCGTTGCGATTATCGGGTACTGGGCGTTTGGACAAGATGTAACGGATAATGTTCTTGTTGCGCTTCAAAAACCGACTTGGCTCATTGCTGCTGCTAATTTGATGGTGGTTGTTCATGTTCTTGGAAGCTATCaa GTATTTGCAATGCCATTATTTGATTTGATGGAGAAAGGGTTGAGCAAAAAATACAATGTCCCTTATGGACTACCACTTAGACTTGTGGTTCGTTCTACTTATGTTG CTTTCACTTTATTCATGGCTGTGACATTTCCCTTCTTTGGCGATCTACTTGGTTTTTTTGGTGGATTTGGTTTTGCTCCCACTTCTTATTTT CTTCCTAGCATAATATGGCTCATACTCAAGAAACCCAAGCCATTCAGTATCCGCTGGCTTGTTAATTGG GTGGGAATATTTATCGGAGTGTTCATAATGTTGGCGTCAACTATCGGCGGATTCAGGAATATAATCGCCGACTCCTCAACTTATGATTTTTATCAGTAA